One part of the Pseudomonas urmiensis genome encodes these proteins:
- a CDS encoding PIG-L deacetylase family protein, whose translation MSRKQQLLKRHRRLKRLGLLAGLLLLLVLGVVSWWWLPLLLLPLIWSAHEAWFADHLFYSPGEDYQYRFGEQTREAATSLSDGLLATDAQLAGDETLVLEIRVKSGWLGRFVDPRVELLDGEQVDQQTFERGADGLRFLNLTGLGDALSAGRLRLRGRYCRLLGAPRLWITPHSELRRRRIMVIAPHADDAELAAYGLYSQADEAWVVTLTAGEIEAEHYQQMGLAKAEAARLKGRLRAWDSIAVPRWAGVPESRCVQLGYFCLQLPTMQAAPDQPAASREADMADIRPFRCFNPFPLPADADGEPTWNNLLADLRALLEMAKPEILVMPHPTLDPHPDHLCAQAAVLEALQGIAWQPSTLLCYANHLHDNDRWPMGDSGDGVALPPQLSAEQAWAPCSLPLDLPTQRDKAMALGMMHDLQPPAPFKRRLRRLLQRYLAGRQPSPYGENEFFRKAVRRHELFWRREL comes from the coding sequence ATGAGCCGCAAGCAGCAGTTGCTCAAACGCCACCGGCGCCTCAAGCGCCTAGGTCTGCTGGCAGGTTTGCTGCTGTTGCTGGTGTTGGGCGTTGTCAGCTGGTGGTGGTTGCCGCTGCTGCTGTTGCCGTTGATCTGGTCGGCCCATGAAGCCTGGTTTGCCGATCACCTGTTCTATTCGCCGGGTGAGGACTACCAGTATCGCTTTGGCGAGCAGACCCGCGAGGCCGCGACGAGCCTGAGCGATGGGCTGCTGGCGACGGATGCGCAATTGGCCGGCGATGAAACCCTGGTCCTGGAAATCCGGGTCAAGAGCGGCTGGCTCGGTCGCTTCGTCGATCCGCGGGTCGAGCTGCTCGATGGCGAGCAGGTCGATCAGCAAACCTTCGAACGTGGCGCCGATGGCCTGCGTTTTCTCAATCTGACCGGCCTGGGCGACGCCTTGAGCGCTGGTCGCCTGCGGCTGCGCGGCCGCTACTGCCGCTTGCTAGGCGCGCCGCGCCTGTGGATAACCCCGCACAGCGAGTTGCGCCGTCGCCGCATCATGGTCATCGCACCGCATGCCGACGATGCCGAGCTGGCCGCCTATGGGCTCTACAGCCAGGCCGATGAAGCCTGGGTGGTGACCCTGACCGCTGGCGAGATCGAAGCCGAACATTATCAGCAGATGGGCCTGGCCAAGGCCGAGGCCGCGCGCCTGAAAGGGCGCCTGCGTGCTTGGGACAGCATTGCCGTGCCGCGTTGGGCTGGGGTGCCGGAGTCGCGCTGCGTGCAGTTGGGTTACTTCTGCCTGCAGTTGCCGACCATGCAAGCCGCGCCAGATCAGCCTGCCGCCTCGCGTGAAGCCGACATGGCCGACATCCGCCCCTTCCGCTGCTTCAACCCTTTCCCGCTGCCGGCCGACGCCGACGGCGAGCCGACTTGGAACAATCTGTTGGCTGACCTGCGGGCGCTGCTGGAAATGGCCAAGCCAGAAATCCTGGTAATGCCGCATCCAACCCTCGACCCCCATCCCGATCACCTCTGCGCCCAGGCCGCGGTACTCGAGGCGTTGCAGGGCATAGCTTGGCAGCCCAGCACGTTGCTGTGCTACGCCAACCACCTGCATGACAACGACCGCTGGCCGATGGGCGACAGCGGCGATGGCGTGGCCTTGCCGCCGCAGTTGAGCGCTGAACAGGCGTGGGCGCCATGTAGCCTGCCGCTTGATCTGCCTACCCAGCGCGACAAGGCAATGGCCCTGGGCATGATGCACGACCTGCAGCCGCCAGCGCCGTTCAAGCGCCGCCTGCGTCGGTTGCTCCAGCGCTATCTGGCCGGGCGCCAGCCATCGCCCTATGGCGAGAACGAGTTTTTCCGTAAGGCGGTGCGCCGTCATGAGCTGTTCTGGCGCCGAGAACTGTAG
- a CDS encoding antimicrobial resistance protein Mig-14, with the protein MLNHIRALRERGWQAIDASAYADAWQRFGGSVATHPLVIEQLADLAQIPVRYLGWQHNGELKAAIPTWGRHLALSKDVLKRQGKKGLFDLGNAELILPAAADAGAPLRHAGRYLSELNQGRFIGLKAQAEQLAMARAHEDLSKKFRYNQRRELRLLEEAGGVVRPISDFSATEIAAMYCDLFQRRWGFPATGAERMAEVLERLRELLIGSVLLLDGAPIAIQLVYRVEAPEWISVEYVNGGVDPETKAFSPGSVLSFLNTQAAWEDARARNKPLRFSFGRADREYKDRWCTSVPVYQV; encoded by the coding sequence ATGCTCAATCATATCCGCGCGCTGCGTGAACGCGGTTGGCAGGCCATCGACGCATCGGCCTACGCCGACGCCTGGCAACGCTTCGGCGGCAGCGTGGCGACTCACCCCTTGGTGATCGAACAACTGGCGGACCTGGCGCAGATCCCTGTGCGTTATCTGGGCTGGCAGCACAACGGTGAGCTCAAAGCGGCGATTCCTACCTGGGGGCGGCATCTGGCCTTGTCCAAGGACGTGCTCAAGCGTCAAGGCAAGAAAGGCCTGTTCGACCTGGGTAACGCCGAGCTGATCCTGCCGGCGGCCGCTGATGCCGGCGCGCCGTTGCGCCATGCTGGGCGCTATCTGTCTGAGCTGAACCAGGGCCGCTTTATCGGCCTCAAGGCTCAAGCCGAGCAGTTGGCGATGGCCCGCGCCCATGAAGACTTGTCGAAGAAGTTTCGCTACAACCAGCGCCGTGAGTTGCGTCTGCTGGAAGAGGCGGGCGGCGTGGTGCGGCCGATCAGCGACTTCAGCGCCACTGAAATCGCCGCCATGTACTGCGACCTGTTCCAGCGTCGCTGGGGTTTTCCGGCCACTGGCGCCGAGCGCATGGCCGAAGTGCTGGAGCGGCTGCGCGAGCTGCTGATCGGTTCGGTGCTGCTGCTCGACGGCGCACCGATTGCGATCCAGCTGGTGTACCGCGTCGAAGCGCCAGAATGGATCAGCGTCGAATACGTCAACGGTGGGGTAGACCCCGAAACCAAGGCGTTCAGCCCGGGTAGCGTGCTGAGCTTCCTCAATACCCAGGCCGCTTGGGAAGATGCCCGGGCGCGCAACAAGCCGCTGCGGTTCTCTTTCGGTCGTGCTGACCGCGAGTACAAGGACCGTTGGTGCACCTCTGTGCCGGTCTATCAGGTATGA
- a CDS encoding glycosyltransferase, which produces MTSRSEPRVLQFCHGYDGPFLDCARQYASLFQGSGYQVTTVFLTGKADPQVAAGCASDEVLFLEFSSKAVRGLKLGAIAALRKIAAERNFSFCIAHRFKPIYVALLGTKLPVIGVHHAFGDYQRKGRRLFANLFSKRLSLLGVSDAVRDDMRRCLPNWPAERIQTLYNRIDVEGLRASLVARDAARSALGLDPQAWIVANVGRLHPDKDQATLLKGFAQALPELPAGARLAVLGSGRLEDKLKALAAELGIAAQVDFLGQVPDARRYFQAFDVFALSSDHEPFGMVLLEAMVAGVPLLATACGGAREVVEGVGVLFALGDAGQLAQGLKHMAGLDAEQRQACAAHMLQRLHERFSDQAVRDTFWQLPQVRALAVQP; this is translated from the coding sequence ATGACCAGCCGCTCTGAACCGCGCGTCCTGCAGTTCTGCCATGGCTATGACGGGCCTTTCCTGGATTGTGCCCGTCAGTACGCCAGCCTGTTCCAGGGCAGCGGTTATCAGGTGACCACGGTGTTCCTCACCGGCAAGGCCGACCCGCAGGTGGCGGCCGGCTGTGCGTCGGATGAGGTGCTATTTTTGGAGTTCAGCTCCAAGGCCGTTCGCGGCCTGAAGCTGGGCGCCATTGCTGCTTTGCGCAAAATTGCCGCCGAGCGCAACTTCAGTTTCTGCATCGCCCATCGCTTCAAGCCGATCTACGTCGCCTTGCTCGGCACCAAGCTGCCGGTGATCGGCGTGCACCACGCCTTTGGCGACTACCAGCGCAAAGGCCGCCGACTGTTCGCCAATCTGTTCAGTAAGCGCCTGAGCCTGCTCGGGGTTTCCGATGCAGTGCGCGATGACATGCGCCGCTGCCTGCCGAACTGGCCGGCCGAGCGAATCCAGACCCTGTACAACCGCATCGATGTCGAAGGCCTGCGGGCCAGCCTGGTTGCTCGGGACGCCGCGCGCAGTGCGCTTGGTCTGGACCCGCAGGCGTGGATTGTCGCTAACGTCGGTCGCCTGCACCCGGACAAGGACCAAGCGACCCTGCTCAAAGGCTTCGCCCAGGCGCTACCGGAGCTGCCCGCTGGCGCACGCCTGGCGGTGCTCGGCAGCGGGCGCCTGGAAGATAAGCTCAAGGCCTTGGCCGCCGAGCTTGGCATTGCCGCTCAGGTCGATTTTCTGGGGCAGGTGCCGGACGCTCGGCGCTACTTCCAGGCATTCGACGTGTTTGCCCTGAGCTCCGACCATGAGCCGTTCGGCATGGTCCTGCTCGAAGCGATGGTCGCTGGTGTGCCGCTGCTGGCCACCGCCTGCGGCGGCGCGCGTGAAGTGGTCGAAGGCGTGGGGGTGTTGTTCGCGCTCGGCGATGCCGGGCAGTTGGCCCAGGGCCTGAAGCACATGGCCGGGCTGGATGCCGAGCAGCGCCAGGCGTGTGCCGCGCACATGCTGCAACGCCTGCACGAGCGCTTCAGCGACCAGGCGGTACGCGACACCTTCTGGCAACTGCCGCAGGTGCGGGCGTTGGCGGTGCAGCCGTGA
- a CDS encoding carbamoyltransferase family protein, which translates to MALTILGLSGALSHDPSAALYIDGKLIAAAEEERFVRDKHAKNRMPYESAKFCLEQAGIKPSDVDVVAIPFAPISLFGKARWHYAKRYWYAPDRALDAILMGNRRYKRYRKKIVWCLEQLGFDPKKIKIEPVEHHLAHASSAYHCSGFKEKTAILGIDGKGEYATTFFGYGENGKIHKIKEFFDPDSLGGLYGAITEFLGFEMLDGEFKVMGMAPYGDASKYDFSRLASFENGELVINTEYANVIGLRRYKEKGKGFYFSPKLIEWLGPKREGDIADEPYIHYAASMQALFEKLALQMIDHYLGDTLKETGKLAFAGGCALNVKLNQKIIARSDVKELFVQPASGDAGTAVGAAAYVSHARGVPVEKMEHVYLGPAYSNEDVIAACARHPSQPKWRKLDNMPQQIAKIMVDGNPVAWFQGRMEFGPRALGGRSIIGCPSVEGVADRINHQIKFRERWRPFCPSMLDTVAPQMIKVDHPAPFMTFTFEVAEEWKTRVPEVVHEDGTSRAQVLKREYNPRYYDMMKALEDLTGNGVSLNTSLNRRGEPMICSPTDALNMFFGSDLQYLIMEDILVVKDGAAPYDQPL; encoded by the coding sequence TTGGCATTGACGATTCTTGGCCTGTCCGGCGCCCTTAGCCATGACCCTTCCGCGGCCCTGTACATCGACGGCAAGCTGATTGCCGCCGCCGAAGAAGAGCGCTTCGTGCGTGACAAACATGCGAAGAACCGCATGCCCTACGAATCGGCGAAGTTCTGCCTGGAGCAGGCCGGCATCAAGCCGTCGGACGTCGATGTGGTAGCCATTCCCTTCGCCCCGATCAGCCTGTTCGGCAAGGCTCGCTGGCACTACGCCAAGCGCTACTGGTACGCCCCGGACCGCGCCCTCGACGCGATCCTGATGGGCAACCGTCGCTACAAGCGCTACCGCAAGAAGATCGTCTGGTGCCTGGAGCAACTGGGCTTCGATCCGAAGAAGATCAAGATCGAGCCGGTCGAGCACCACCTGGCTCACGCCTCCAGTGCTTACCACTGCTCGGGCTTCAAGGAAAAAACCGCGATCCTCGGCATCGACGGCAAGGGTGAGTACGCCACCACCTTCTTTGGCTATGGCGAAAACGGCAAGATCCACAAGATCAAGGAGTTCTTCGATCCAGACTCGCTGGGCGGCCTGTACGGCGCGATCACCGAGTTCCTCGGTTTCGAAATGCTCGATGGCGAGTTCAAAGTCATGGGCATGGCGCCGTACGGCGATGCCAGCAAGTACGACTTCTCGCGCCTGGCCAGCTTCGAGAACGGCGAACTGGTGATCAACACCGAGTACGCCAACGTCATCGGCCTGCGCCGCTATAAAGAGAAGGGCAAGGGCTTTTACTTCTCGCCGAAACTGATCGAGTGGCTGGGGCCCAAGCGCGAAGGCGATATCGCCGACGAGCCGTACATCCACTACGCGGCCAGCATGCAGGCGCTGTTCGAGAAGCTCGCCCTGCAGATGATCGATCATTATCTGGGCGACACCCTCAAGGAAACCGGCAAGCTGGCCTTCGCGGGCGGCTGCGCGCTGAACGTCAAGCTCAACCAGAAGATCATCGCCCGTTCCGACGTCAAGGAGCTGTTCGTCCAGCCAGCCTCCGGTGACGCCGGTACTGCCGTGGGCGCTGCTGCCTACGTGTCGCATGCCCGTGGTGTGCCGGTCGAGAAGATGGAACACGTCTACCTCGGCCCTGCGTACTCCAACGAGGACGTGATCGCGGCCTGTGCCCGTCACCCGAGCCAGCCGAAATGGCGCAAGCTCGACAACATGCCGCAGCAAATCGCCAAGATCATGGTCGACGGCAACCCGGTGGCCTGGTTCCAGGGCCGTATGGAGTTTGGTCCGCGGGCGCTGGGTGGTCGTTCGATCATCGGCTGTCCGAGTGTGGAAGGCGTGGCCGACCGCATCAACCACCAGATCAAGTTCCGCGAGCGCTGGAGGCCTTTCTGCCCGTCGATGCTCGACACCGTCGCGCCGCAGATGATCAAGGTCGATCACCCGGCGCCGTTCATGACCTTCACCTTCGAAGTGGCTGAAGAGTGGAAAACCCGTGTGCCAGAAGTGGTCCACGAAGACGGCACCTCGCGCGCCCAGGTGCTCAAGCGCGAGTACAACCCGCGCTACTACGACATGATGAAGGCGCTTGAAGACCTGACCGGTAACGGCGTGTCGCTCAACACGTCGCTCAACCGTCGTGGCGAGCCGATGATCTGCTCGCCGACCGATGCCCTGAACATGTTCTTCGGCTCGGACCTGCAGTACCTGATCATGGAAGACATTCTGGTCGTCAAGGATGGCGCCGCGCCTTATGACCAGCCGCTCTGA
- a CDS encoding 23S rRNA (adenine(2030)-N(6))-methyltransferase RlmJ: MNYRHAFHAGNHADVLKHIVLTRLIALMSRKEQPFAYIDTHAGLGLYDLQGDQATRTGEYLEGVARLWNRDDLPASTADYLRVIKRLNQDGELRYYPGSPELARRLMRQQDRALLNEKHPEDGPLLKENMKKDPRVTVHLGEGWHVPRALLPVQEKRAIMLIDPPFEQADELKRCTVAMKEAIGRMRQTVAAIWYPIKDQRSLTRFYQDLTSTGAPKLLRVELYVHHQDSPQGLNGSGLAIANPPWGLEEELNELLPWLAKELAQTAGSFRMDWLIAE; encoded by the coding sequence ATGAACTATCGTCACGCCTTCCACGCCGGCAACCACGCCGACGTCCTCAAACACATCGTGCTGACCCGCCTCATCGCCCTGATGTCGCGCAAGGAGCAGCCGTTCGCCTACATCGATACCCACGCCGGTCTCGGCCTGTACGACTTGCAGGGCGATCAGGCGACGCGCACCGGTGAATACCTGGAAGGTGTCGCGCGCTTGTGGAACCGCGATGATCTGCCGGCGAGCACGGCCGACTACCTGCGTGTCATCAAGCGTCTGAACCAGGATGGCGAGCTGCGCTACTACCCAGGCTCGCCAGAACTGGCTCGCCGGCTGATGCGTCAGCAGGATCGCGCGTTGCTCAATGAGAAGCACCCCGAAGACGGTCCGCTGCTCAAAGAGAACATGAAGAAAGACCCACGGGTCACGGTTCACCTGGGCGAAGGCTGGCATGTGCCGCGGGCGCTGCTGCCGGTCCAGGAAAAGCGCGCGATCATGCTGATCGACCCGCCGTTCGAGCAGGCTGATGAGCTCAAGCGCTGCACCGTGGCCATGAAAGAGGCGATTGGCCGCATGCGCCAGACGGTCGCGGCCATCTGGTACCCGATCAAGGATCAGCGTTCGCTGACCCGCTTCTATCAGGACCTGACCAGCACCGGCGCGCCGAAACTGCTGCGCGTCGAGCTCTATGTCCATCACCAGGACAGCCCGCAGGGCTTGAACGGCTCGGGCCTGGCCATCGCCAACCCGCCGTGGGGCCTGGAAGAAGAGCTCAACGAGCTGCTGCCGTGGCTGGCCAAGGAGCTGGCGCAGACTGCTGGCAGCTTCCGCATGGACTGGCTGATCGCCGAGTAA
- the putP gene encoding sodium/proline symporter PutP, which translates to MGNPITITFVIYIAAMVLIGFAAYRSTNNLSDYILGGRSLGSVVTALSAGASDMSGWLLMGLPGAIYMSGLSEAWIAIGLTVGAYLNWLFVAGRLRVQTEHNGDALTLPDYFASRFEDNSGLLRIISAIVILVFFTIYCASGIVAGARLFESTFGMSYETALWAGAAATIAYTFVGGFLAVSWTDTVQASLMIFALILTPIIVLISTGGVDTTFLAIEAQNPANFDMFKGATFIGIISLMGWGLGYFGQPHILARFMAADSVKSIANARRISMTWMILCLAGTCAVGFFGIAYFSANPELAGPVTENHERVFIELAKILFNPWVAGVLLSAILAAVMSTLSCQLLVCSSALTEDFYKTFLRKNASQVELVWVGRLMVLAVALIAIALAANPDNRVLGLVAYAWAGFGAAFGPVVLISVMWKGMTRNGALAGIVIGALTVIFWKQLDTGLYEIIPGFLFATIAIFVVSKLGSPSSSMVSRFEKADQAYHIGK; encoded by the coding sequence ACATCGCGGCAATGGTGCTGATCGGCTTCGCGGCCTATCGCTCCACCAACAACCTCTCCGACTACATCCTCGGTGGACGTAGTCTTGGCAGCGTGGTGACCGCGCTCTCAGCTGGCGCTTCGGACATGAGCGGCTGGCTGCTGATGGGCCTGCCGGGCGCCATCTACATGTCGGGCCTTTCCGAGGCCTGGATCGCCATCGGCCTGACCGTCGGTGCCTACCTGAACTGGCTGTTCGTCGCTGGCCGTCTGCGTGTGCAGACCGAGCACAACGGTGACGCGCTGACCCTGCCGGACTACTTCGCCAGCCGCTTCGAAGACAACAGCGGGCTGCTGCGGATCATCTCGGCGATCGTCATCCTGGTGTTCTTCACCATCTATTGCGCCTCCGGCATCGTGGCCGGCGCACGCCTGTTCGAAAGCACCTTCGGCATGTCGTACGAAACCGCCCTGTGGGCCGGTGCTGCGGCAACCATCGCCTACACCTTCGTCGGTGGCTTCCTGGCGGTGAGCTGGACCGACACCGTGCAGGCCTCGCTGATGATCTTCGCGCTGATCCTTACGCCGATCATCGTGCTGATCTCCACCGGCGGCGTCGACACCACTTTCCTCGCCATCGAGGCGCAGAACCCGGCGAACTTCGACATGTTCAAGGGCGCGACCTTCATCGGCATCATCTCGCTGATGGGCTGGGGCCTGGGCTACTTCGGCCAGCCGCACATCCTGGCGCGCTTCATGGCGGCTGATTCGGTCAAGTCGATCGCCAACGCCCGCCGCATCTCCATGACCTGGATGATCCTGTGCCTGGCCGGTACCTGCGCCGTGGGCTTCTTCGGTATCGCGTACTTCTCGGCCAACCCTGAGCTGGCCGGTCCGGTCACCGAGAACCACGAGCGGGTATTCATCGAGCTGGCGAAGATTCTGTTCAACCCGTGGGTTGCCGGTGTGCTGCTGTCGGCCATCCTGGCGGCGGTGATGAGTACCTTGAGCTGCCAGCTGCTGGTGTGCTCCAGCGCCCTGACCGAAGACTTCTACAAGACCTTCCTGCGCAAGAACGCTTCGCAGGTCGAGCTGGTCTGGGTCGGTCGCCTGATGGTGCTGGCTGTGGCGCTGATCGCCATTGCCCTGGCTGCCAACCCGGATAACCGCGTACTTGGCCTGGTGGCTTATGCCTGGGCGGGCTTCGGTGCTGCGTTTGGTCCGGTGGTGCTGATCTCGGTAATGTGGAAAGGCATGACCCGCAACGGCGCCCTGGCCGGTATCGTCATCGGTGCGCTGACCGTGATCTTCTGGAAACAGCTGGATACCGGTCTGTACGAGATCATCCCAGGCTTCCTGTTCGCCACCATCGCAATCTTCGTGGTGAGCAAGCTGGGTAGCCCATCGAGCAGCATGGTTTCGCGCTTCGAGAAGGCCGACCAGGCTTACCATATCGGTAAGTGA